The following are encoded in a window of Mycobacterium vicinigordonae genomic DNA:
- a CDS encoding phytanoyl-CoA dioxygenase family protein has translation MSSSLAQLRSQGYVVLHDVLSAREVELIRDEMAPLLASAPFGRNDFEGLRSQRVYAVLAKAPSTAVLATHPDLAALLDQLLHPAYLLSAHIVINVHPGETAQALHPDDGHCALPRPRQHLGVSAVWALDDFTATNGATEILPGSHLWGGEAPDEFDSRIRKIEMSAGSAVVFLGTTYHRGGANVSDTTRLGITTQFCEPWIRPIETMTLAVPPAVAAQYPTRVQALLGYGLYPPFIGYVDGRDPRRLVEATATQLATKSAAGHGQSAGHDAG, from the coding sequence ATGAGCTCCTCGCTCGCGCAGCTCCGCTCGCAGGGCTACGTCGTGCTTCACGACGTACTGAGCGCCCGAGAAGTCGAACTCATTCGCGACGAGATGGCACCGTTACTGGCATCGGCGCCTTTCGGCCGCAACGACTTCGAGGGTCTACGGTCCCAACGCGTCTATGCGGTACTCGCCAAGGCACCGTCCACTGCCGTTCTAGCAACACATCCCGACCTGGCGGCGTTGCTGGACCAACTTCTTCATCCGGCGTACCTGCTCTCGGCGCACATCGTGATAAATGTGCATCCGGGCGAGACCGCGCAAGCGCTTCATCCAGACGACGGGCATTGCGCCTTGCCCCGCCCGCGCCAACACCTCGGCGTGTCTGCTGTGTGGGCGCTCGATGACTTCACGGCTACGAACGGTGCCACCGAAATCCTGCCGGGCAGCCATCTATGGGGAGGCGAGGCTCCGGATGAGTTCGACTCGCGGATCCGCAAGATCGAAATGAGCGCAGGCTCAGCGGTGGTGTTTCTGGGCACCACTTACCATCGTGGCGGTGCCAACGTCAGCGACACGACTCGGTTGGGGATCACGACGCAATTCTGCGAACCGTGGATAAGACCCATCGAGACGATGACACTGGCCGTGCCTCCTGCCGTCGCCGCCCAGTACCCGACCCGCGTGCAGGCACTGCTCGGTTACGGGCTTTACCCACCCTTCATCGGCTATGTCGACGGGCGCGATCCACGCCGTCTCGTTGAGGCAACGGCCACCCAGCTGGCCACGAAATCTGCCGCAGGCCATGGCCAGTCAGCCGGCCACGATGCGGGATAG